Proteins from a single region of Streptomyces spinoverrucosus:
- a CDS encoding styrene monooxygenase/indole monooxygenase family protein, which translates to MRKILVVGAGQSGLQLALGLQSQGYEVTLMSNRTADEIRSGRVMSTQCMFHTALEHERDLKLNFWESQAPKIEGLGVSVAAPGSFDPGPSQRAIDWVGKLDGYAQSVDQRVKMAGWMETFAQRGGQLVIHGAAVGDLDYFSRTYDLVLVSAGKGELVQMFARDPERSPYSEPQRALAVAYVHGLGPRPEHPEFEAVRCNLVPGVGELFVMPTYTTSGRADILFWEGIPGGPLDVFNGVKDPAEHLSLTLELMEKFLPWEYARATKVELTDANGTLSGRYAPTVRNPIGRLPGGGLVLGVADVVVANDPITGQGSNSASKCAASYLASIVEHGDKPFDEAWMQQTFDRYWATAQHVTKWTNAMLAPPPEHILNLIGAAGQLQPAADRFANGFNDPADFENFFYEPEKTAAYLASVAGA; encoded by the coding sequence ATGCGGAAGATACTCGTCGTCGGAGCCGGTCAGTCCGGACTCCAGCTCGCCCTCGGACTCCAGTCGCAGGGGTACGAGGTCACCCTGATGTCGAACCGGACGGCGGACGAGATCCGCTCCGGCCGGGTCATGTCGACGCAGTGCATGTTCCACACGGCCCTGGAGCACGAGCGCGATCTGAAGCTGAACTTCTGGGAGTCCCAGGCCCCGAAGATCGAGGGACTCGGCGTCTCGGTCGCGGCCCCCGGATCCTTCGACCCCGGCCCCTCGCAGCGGGCGATCGACTGGGTGGGCAAGCTGGACGGGTACGCCCAGTCGGTGGACCAGCGGGTGAAGATGGCCGGCTGGATGGAGACGTTCGCGCAGCGCGGCGGCCAGCTGGTCATCCACGGCGCGGCGGTCGGCGACCTCGACTACTTCTCCCGTACGTACGACCTGGTGCTGGTCTCGGCGGGCAAGGGCGAGCTCGTGCAGATGTTCGCCCGCGACCCCGAGCGCTCCCCGTACAGCGAACCGCAGCGCGCCCTCGCCGTGGCCTACGTGCACGGCCTCGGCCCGCGCCCGGAGCACCCGGAGTTCGAGGCGGTGCGCTGCAACCTGGTGCCCGGCGTCGGCGAGCTGTTCGTGATGCCGACGTACACCACCTCCGGCCGCGCCGACATCCTGTTCTGGGAGGGCATACCCGGCGGCCCGCTGGACGTCTTCAACGGCGTCAAGGACCCCGCGGAGCACCTCTCCCTGACCCTGGAACTCATGGAGAAGTTCCTGCCGTGGGAGTACGCGCGGGCCACCAAGGTCGAACTGACCGACGCGAACGGCACCCTCTCCGGCCGCTACGCCCCGACCGTCCGCAACCCCATCGGCCGACTGCCCGGCGGCGGCCTGGTGCTCGGGGTCGCCGACGTGGTGGTCGCCAACGACCCGATCACCGGCCAGGGCTCCAACTCGGCGTCCAAGTGCGCCGCTTCGTACCTCGCCTCGATCGTGGAACACGGCGACAAGCCGTTCGACGAGGCCTGGATGCAGCAGACGTTCGACCGCTACTGGGCCACCGCCCAGCACGTCACCAAGTGGACGAACGCCATGCTGGCTCCGCCGCCGGAGCACATCCTCAACCTGATCGGCGCGGCCGGTCAGCTTCAGCCGGCGGCTGATCGTTTCGCCAATGGGTTCAACGATCCGGCGGACTTCGAGAACTTCTTCTACGAGCCGGAGAAGACCGCCGCCTACCTGGCCTCGGTCGCTGGCGCCTGA